Part of the Nothobranchius furzeri strain GRZ-AD chromosome 2, NfurGRZ-RIMD1, whole genome shotgun sequence genome, AGGacgatgaggaagaggaggagcaagACGAGGGCGCCTACTTCAGTGCACTATCAGGTACATTTATATTTATAAATGGAGGCTTTATAAATTCCTCTCATTTTAGTTCTGAGAACACATTTTTTATGGGGAGACAGAAAATTACGTTATTGCTATTATTTTGTTATGCAATAACTTCTAAAATCAACACTCACACTTCATGTGTTTTTAATGTTCCTGGAAGAACATCTGACTTCGAATGcttttgtagaaataaaaactgGCCACTGACCACTTTTTCTACGCAAAGCTGAAGCCGAATGAATGCCAAGTGGAATCGAGTGAAGCTTTACGAGTCTCCACACCGGCTCGGCTCACAAACCTCTTCACCTTCTGCACAGTAAATCCACTCAGGGTGGAAGGAGATTCCTGGAAACATCTTCAGACTGCCCCCGAACCACTCACCCACGTACCTGCTGGTGGATCTTAAACTGGTCTGCATGAATGGGGTGTGGTAGTTAATGTCACATTGTCTCCTAAAAGTGGATTCAGAGAGATGCTTTTATTTATCTCATGTCAAACAAGGCCATGAGGCACAATTATTAAATAATTATTGAGAGGTGAAATCTGTGCAGCTTGCAGTGATTGATGGAGTTGTTCTGCAGCAACATTCATTATTTTTATGCAGGAGGCGGTTCTTCCTGCACATTAACCCCACGCCAGAGTTCAAACATGGCCATGTTTATTTCATCTCCTTTCTTTGTCCTTTTTTCGACTCTTTTATCTCGATCCCCTCCTCCACTCCATCACAGCAGCAACAGTAAAcggcatcagcttcgctccaatcTGCAAGTCatttgggagtgtgtgtgtgcaccagcgGGGCATGTGTTCCGTGTTTTAGTCGTGTGTTCTGCAGACTCCAGTAGAGTTCTGATCCTCCTTGTTGTTCAGATGTGACAATAAATCAATTCTGACCTGCAGATACGTACTTTCTCAGTTTTTGCATCAAGAAAATCTATTTTTTCCCCTCTCAGTTTCAAGCGGGTCCCGGTCTCTTCATGACTATCCCATCTGGAGGTCACCAGAAGACCCAGAGGATCAGGTGGACTCGAAGGGACACCCTGAGGCCACTCCCACCCTTACCAGCACTCCCCTAAAGCAGAGCTATGTACGTCTCAGAATGAAGCTTCAGCTAGCTGTGATGCAGCTGCTGCTCCAGATGCTGGCTCTAAATGTGGACATGTCGTTTCCAGCTGTGCCTCACGTCCCAGTGCAGCGGCAGCATCGAGAACATCAAGAGAGTCTCTCTGATCCTGGACGacgagcagcagcaggaggagatgGGTCTGACGGAACTGAGCGCCGCAGACAGACAGTCAGGTGAACGGGTTTTAGGAAACTGGGCTGAGTCCTGCTGAACCACCTGAGCTAACGGGAGGATGTTTCTAACCTGAAGGTGTGATTGAACGCTGGGAGCTGCTCCGTGCTCTGTCCAGGTGCGGTCAGCAGGAGGAGCCTCAGCTGCTCACAGTTGGTCTGGATGACATCACTTCCTGGTTGGAGATTGTGATTCCTGAACTGGACCGCCTCCTGCAGTCTGACCCAGTAACCAGTATAGAGGACATGGAGGGCCGAGCCAAAGAGCTGAAGGTAACCCCCGCCTCAGTCTGACTGCAgcgatttatttttcttttattaaagaACCTTTTGTGATGTTTCTGCAGGAGCTGGAGAAACAGTTTTCTCACCACAAGTCCATCATGCTGACTGCCAACCTGCAGGCCAGAGATTGTCCTGATTTACAGGAGAAACTGGTGGGAATGAACCGAGGCTGGAGCAGAGCTTGTACTGGACTCCAGCGGTGGGACAGCAGCCTGAGGAGGAAACTGACTCGCTGCCAAGTGAGGAGAAACATCTGAACATGTGTTTTAAATAAGGAGGTGAAAAAAGCTCCTGCTGTTTATGCAGTAGGTGTAGATCTGTAGCATGTAGCAGTCAGCGTTGGTGGTACTTATTAGATACGACTCACAggtcactttattaggtacaccttgcTGTATGAACCGTAGCGGAGAGGAGAAATTCAGGTGACGTGGGTCAAGATTTGGTGTAAAGGAGATCTTGTTAGTTGTTATCCACTTTAAACCACCTGAGCCTGGCTTAAACGCCACTACCAGAGGTTGTCCTCACCCTACAGCTGGATGTGGGTTAGTAATTGAGCAGGTGTACCTAATAATGTGTCAGGTAAGTGTACATAGATGTATATTTATCATCCAACTACAGCTGGACTCCATGCAGTGTTGCTATTAAAAACGGTTtacacatttttctgcttctgcCAGATGTTTCTGCTGTCAAATTCTAAATGGTCGGCATAAATATCAAAACACTTCATATGCTGAAGTACTAAACTTCACTTTAATAAACGTTTCTCATTTTCTTTCCATGTAGGAGTTCCACGAGCAGCTGCACTCTCTGCTGCTGTGGTTGGCTCACGCAGAGAGCCGATGCCGCAGCGTGGACGTAAACCTCCCAGGAGCGAGCGTTGGCGCGCTGCAGCGACACACCACCACACTAACTGTAAGCTATCATGGTGAAAGAGACTTTATTAAGTAATAAAGATCAAGTTTTATTAAATGCTGTTtgtgtgtgcaggagctgcaagagGAGCTGTGCATCAGGGGGACCCAGCACTCCTCGCTGCAGGCGCTGTGGTCTCAGCTGCAGCCTGAAGCAGCTGCTGACAGCGATGAAGCTCAGGAGAAGATCCATGTAACGGGAAAAAAGCTGAAGCAGCTGGTGAAGCAGGTGGACCTGGACCTCCACGTCCTGCAGCAGCGGCTGGTAAGGGCTCATCTTTGAAATGTTTCTGtttaaccctcccgctgtcctaatgggtgtgaccccgcgaggaaagttgaccattgagcagggttgatggtttatcccttgggtccacgcggcaggggtgaggagtgagcaccacctcacccctgccgcggggtcacacccattaggacagtgggagggttaaaatcaCAGATCTGTTATATTAGATTCTCTTTAATTCAGGATTCAGCAGCTGACCTGCCCCAGGAGGCTTCACAGAAAGGATCTACTCAAAGGTTTGTGGAGGACCACTATCATCTTACTGCTGACGTCTTATTGCATATAAACAGTGTTTCTCCTACAGGGAGCTGAAAGCATCCTCCCCACCTCCATCCTTCTTCTACCGCCTCCTGCGGGCGGTTGTCCCCCTGCAGCTCCtgttcctcctcctgctgctcctcccctGCCTGATCCCTCTATCGGAGAGCGATCACAGCTGCACAGTGACCAACAACTTTGGACGGTCCTTCTACCCCATGCTCCGCTACACCAACGGGCCCCCACCCACATGACCTGCAGCGATGAGAAAAACAAACTGCTCTGGTATTTTCCTGTGGCTTAGCAgcgttttcatgtacagttttcTAGTAATAAATTATGATCTCACCTGGATTGTGTTCTGGTTTCCCTCTAAAGCTGGGTGAAGACACTTCAAAGGCATTTTTCAGAGGTTTAAACATTTATTACTAAAAGTTGTCACCAGTTCACCATCATTTTACACAGTGATACAGGAAAGGTGCAACGCAAACAAGCCCAGGTGTTGTAAAGGAGAAGTGAAGCAACAAAGAAACATTTGTGCTGCGCTGAAAGGAGCGCCACCTCGACACCAAAAGTGCTGCTTGTGATGAAAACGGCTCAGGTCTGTTTCATCTGCTCGTAAGCTACAAGTAAAAATCAAGTTTTTCTGTATTTCTGCATAAATTAAAGGCACCTCTGTGTCCTCGAGCGCCCTTATTgagcatgttttagttgcttcCAGCAAACACGCTGGACGGTAGCCCCTCTAATCCTCAATGGCTGCTATCCTCTGAAGTCATAAAGATATTTACGTGAGGATTAATGTGACAATGTGCATTTCCCCTGGcgacagggggcagtacatatcCTCCCTTAGGGTCAAAAACCCCCTGGGACTGCAGTCAACTCGTtcagaggtaaacgtgtaaaacaacatttaggaATGGCAAAAGGTTttaactgcttgttacaaatcgGCAAATgtcttttgtcctcacgggctcctgtaggcatcgcccagagactacgGCCCACTCTCAACActcgcacttggaggaagtgctcagtaaggcttcgagtgcgtggtgcacaagtgtgcaaataattggcgAATTGGGgcaggatgctggtcgctgtgctacatctttaaaaaaaaagctttattaacaactttcaaacaattatttcaaataaatttacattaattgctgctttgtctaaaacattcagagcatcaactcatCGGACTTTCGTTAGAAACGACACGTTTTCAGAAAAGACACTAGAGCCTTTTCTccagcagcaatggattgtgggtaatacctttcaagtgcggatcaagggtgcaaaaggggcgtgatgaACATTCGCACTCGGGGCACCCCTGGCTGGGAACGTGCACGTGAGTTAGCgtgagtgttgggattgggccttagacTTGTTTAATGGTGGACACTACACACTAACTCCTAGTCCACTGAAAGGACGCGGAGCTGCAGTAAAGGACTTGTAGGAGGTGATTATGAAGAAATATAGAAAAGAGTAAATATACGCTAAATGCTAAAGCCAAGCTTGTTATGACTGAAAAAACGATCTTCTGGTTGAGACTGACACGATACTGGATGTTCCACTCTGGGTTCTGTTACGTGGTGGAAAACGACTAAAAATCCTACAGGTTTGGTTTAAACGTCGAGGACTCACCGGAAATAGTGCACAGTGTGTTAAAGATTCACCAGTAATCTGCCGGAGAAAACAGCCCTCAGTATTTGCAGATTGTTCCTAGAAAGCACCTCGTCATTAAAAAGTTCTAATCTGAATACTGGGCTTCACCTCCGGCGCTGCTGGGAGTCCAGGTGTTGGACGGTCCGCTGGCGGGGCTGTGGGACGAGGCGGACTGGTCCGAGGGCTCCTGCTGGGACGGCCGGCGAGGCAGGCGAGAGCTGTGCACGATGTGGGCGTCCAGCATCTCCAGCAGCAGGTCGTACAAAGGCACCATGTTCTTCATCTTCATGCAGTGCAGGTGGTCCATGCCCTTGTTGCTGAACAGCCGAAGACTCAGGATGAGTGTCTAAATAAACGTTTTGACACGAGAGATGAAGGACGGCGGCAGTCACCTGACATGGCGGATGTGTGAGAGCAGCATGAGCAGATGGGCGAGgcgggtgtactgctggcggaaGGTCAGGCCGCTTTTGGCGATGGCCCACACCAGGGCGTCCGTCACCGAGTCCAGGAGACGCAGCAGCTTGGAGCGACTCTGGAGCTCGTCGCTGCCCTCCGAGGAGCTGAGGCACATGTCTGAAAACACGGCGGCGCAGAAAACTGGTGATGGTCGCTGTGTGACATCAGAAATGATGCCACAAACATTCTAGTGTGAAACTGCACCTCTTACACCTTCCCAGAGGATGTTCTGGCTCATTGCCACTAaattatagattttttttttgtgatcTGCTGCTGATCTGGTTCAAATTCCCTTCAgtggcttcacgtccatcagctgtTTCTGTAAATACGACAACCAGATAAACCTCCCTGGATCTGTAGACAACTCTTTACCTTCCTGTTCGTCTCATTTTATCAAATTTAGCAAACGGATGATAAAGTGGGATAACGCTCAGGGCAGAGCCATCTTGTGACAGACTGGTGATCTGCAGCCAGCCAAAGGAAAAAGCTTCCAAAGACAAATCCGTGGCAACCAGGGTGAAGTCACGCAGCCTGCAGCTGCTCCGAGGattcagcagcatcacagagcattCCTTTTACAGATTTCCTCCGTTTGGAGTCACTCACCCAGCCTCAGGATTACACGCCGAGCTTTTCACAGAACAAGATCTTTCCTGTGTCACCAGCTAACAAGCACACAGACATGTTGACTCACTAGAGTTGAGGAGGATCATGGCCTTGAGGCAGACGTACTCCTCCCTCTTCAGCTTGAGCTCTCTCACTCGGGACGTGGCAGCGATCAGCATGTCGAAGATCTCAGCGAAGCCCTGGACACAGCTGCCCTCCTCTCTGCCGCACAAACGGGAGCCGTTAGCCGTCGCATCAAAGCACAGACAACACCCCAAATTTATGTTGACGCGTTATGAAAACGCAAAAACATCAATTATCTTCATATTAACCACGGATCTAGCATTAGATTTGCTACAATTGTGGTTTTATTCTGCTTTATTTCACTTTCTACCAACAGAAATTGGTTTGATTTTCCAGATGTGGACAGTTGTTTTTGTTGATGCTTTACTGAAATTTATGTGTGAACATCTAATTTTATAATGGTGGAACGTTTAAACTAACTTTTTTACATTAGACAGAAATGTTTTCCATCATTTGATCATGTGATGTGAGCGTgagctctgattggctaagacaCTGTCATAGTTAAACCTTTCCGATCTGGGCTACAAGAGGCTGTAAACTGTCATTTATAATATCTCACCAGTTAAAGCAACACTTAAGTGTTTACTCTGACGGTAGCTAATGTaaaagctaacggttagctttttcagttcgccgACTGTCAATATaacgttggcatcatggcggagcctggaaataaaagtaagacagtaatgtctttggaggtgatgcaaggagctaaaaccagagtgaatgtTGGCACGGCCTATGCTAGTCTGAGGgacctaaaggaggctacaaaatcacagactgatggtgacctggctttgttgctacaggaCTTGTAAGTATTTATATTTTTTGTCCAAgactgtggatctttttactttgtggtttattttagtcttCGAAAACCTGAGCtagcattagctcattgttagagCTAGCTACAACAAGCAGTCCCAGGGTCCTTTACTGTGACAGGTtgacactttcaaccagtagggggcaGACACTGGAAACGTATTTATTGCTGCTTTAACACAGAGCCTCAGCTTTTGGTCAGCGTTACCTGCTCAGGCTGAGGTCAGGAGAGAAGATGAGTTTCCCTGGATGGTCTACGGAACGCCACATCAGGCCTATCATCAGCACCTCCAACCAGCAGCACTCCAACAGATGCACCTGATCCAGGAGACAGAGATCCACAAACCCTGAGGAGCAAACAAACCCACATGTGCAACATTTAGCATCTTAAATGGGATGATTCCCCTAATAAAACTACTGGAGGGTTATTCCAACAAGGCACTCCTAAAACATTTATTGAGTGACTCAATAGAAATGAAAAAGGCCTACGGCCTAAACGCTCGTGTAGACTTGAGATTTTTAAAATATCATCAGTTTTATTCAGACATCATTCAGCACTTAAACGCTCCTCGTAGATCTCTCACCAAACCAGTTTATTACTGTTTATAAAAAGCTTTTAGTGTGTTAATAGGGCGGATTTAATAAACCTGACTGTGACGCTGCCAGCTCGCCGCTGTTCGCCTCTGCTGCTGATATTAAAGCGGAACAGCGGGGGAAAATGAGTAAATGCAGGATAACGGCGTTAATCTGTCGTCTCCTGCTCCATCTCATCTGGTCGTAGCTTTAGTGAGTTAAGATGTAGGAAATGGAAACAAGGGGAGGCCGCCGCTGTGATCTAGAACATTTCTGCTTTGCGACATCCTGGAAGCAGCTTTTGGATAACTGTGGCTGTGAAGGAATCCACGTGGTTCCTGGCTGCGGCTGCGGCGTTCCATCCACGAATGATTGGTAATAAATGGCTCAGAGAGCGTTAAGATAACATGCCAGGCTGCATGGAGAGCTGACGTGAAACAGGATGGCTTCTGCAAGGTTTTAGAAACCAGATTTACCAGATTTTCTAGTCTGACTTGGACATTAGCTGCTTATGTTACCACCACTCTGCTTGATGCACAATATTAATATTTACACTTCTGCACACTGCTGTCTGAGGTTTACCCATGCTGTGACTCTAGAGACACAGAATTAGGTCACTTAAGGGTTAAAGGTCATTTTCCTCTCGGGCTGGAAGCAGCTTAAGCGAACGCACATGTTCAGAACTTTAAATGAGAAAAGAGTCACACGATGCTCGCTGCCTGACTCTGATGACAACACCTGAAAATTGCTGGCTGAATTTAATAGAAACATTACATTTCTAACAAAAATCTCATCTTTAAACGGCTCCTGTTCCGTTATTTCTCATGTTTGAATGCAAATTGAGTCCAAAGCTTTTGCTAAACGAGAAGAAACCATCTGTTAAAGGTGGAATATATCTTAAATCTCAACCGTTTTAGATCTTATTTACTTAAAtctgcacaaaaacaggcattTATGGCACAGTAAACAGACCATCTGTTGAACTTCAACTCTTATCTACTGGGTTAAAGGTCACTGTTTCCTCACCATGTCCAACAGAGGATTTAAACTCCCAACCCGCTGGTGGAGCTCTAGTTCAGCCATGATTAACGAGCTGGTTTATGGTGTGACCTGGAAGTCTCTACAGGGCCTGCGTGCTAGCTAGCAGCAAAATGTGCAGGAAATTTGCGTCAGCTCCTCCTCTCAGGCAATCAACTGGACAAAGACGGATGGATGTCTCCATTTTAGGAGTTTTGGAGCCAAAAACAGACCAATCGGGGGGTAACGGAGAGGGTTTTGCTCTGGTCTGGCTTTGATTTTCAAATGGAGTCCGTTGAGGTGGttcctcctgctctcctctctcTGGAGGACAACTACAATGGGACAAGACTCAGGAATAGGACAGGATTACTTGTATATCATCAGCAGTGGGAACGCCTTGAGCTCCTTCAGGAGGTGCTGAAGAGCACGACTGGAGAGAGGGGTGTTAACATCCCATCTAGCCGAGAAATCAAAATGCACTGAACCGAAAGATCTTCAGTTTTGCTGTTTGAACTTTGGTTCCTGGCATTTTTGTTCAACCCATCAAAGGTCCAGCTGAGGTTAATCGGGTCTCGTCGTGCGTCCCTGAGCGCGTTGGGTTGGTCAATGGTCGGAATGAACAAACGGGTTCGGGTTCTAGGTGTTCTTTTATGTTTGTATATGCAGGCTAGTCTGTTTCATGTTAAAAAGAGTTTAAAAACCAGCGATAGGAGTTATTTGGTTCGGATTTTTACATTTTATCAACAGGTGCATTTTGAAATGTTTGCGATCCATCGATTACCGTCCCCCCCACATGTGCACAATGACTGGTTCTGGTCTGAAAACAAAACCAACCCTCCCCTTGTTTCGGTTCAGTCCGTTAGAGAgcaacactaacacaaacctggaatCTTTTTGGCCCAGCTGATCATGTGAACCAGCTCCTTGTCAGCCAAGTTGGTGAGCGACATCATCACATCTGCCTCCGTCAGCGGCCTCTTCATGTCCTTCATGAGGTAGATCACCGGTGGCTCCGCCTCCATGATCCGCTCAATCAGCTGCTCTGGGGTCAACGCAGGCGGTAACGGTTCAGTTACAGGACTCTCTGCTGGTCCGGTTAACACCTTAGGTCTGCCGACTCTGCCCTGAGAGGACAGACGGGTCACTCGCTTCACCACCGTGTTCCTGTAGCTCCCACGCTCTTTACGAATACCTGGAGAACAGAAAAAGGAAAGAATTACtagttttatttgtttaaattatttattaatcAAATAAAATGTAGAAAAAGAACTCTTTTAAACCTAAACTTGCATTAAAATAAATTAAGTGAATTTAAAGGGgagctaggcagttttggcttgcttttagcaccccctagtgtccgtttacagaaccgaaagcaaaacctatGTCCTCGCTcaatgtttgtctttttaacgccctaatctaacagctgaaatgtctcccagccttccttagtgtctacaagagCGATTcagcactaaattaaacaaactagctgtgttcatgatctaaaacgtgctggagcCAGACTGCAGTAAGTCGGCCCAATTTCAATTGTCCAACAGTgcagcccgccagtctg contains:
- the esr2a gene encoding estrogen receptor 2a isoform X2, with the translated sequence MAAVNSPEKHQPLLQLQEVDSSRVGSRILSPVLSSSPGATHESSQPICIPSPYTDLGHDFTPIPFYSPSIFSYAGPSISERPSVHQSLSASLFWPSHGHVGTSLPLHRSQTRTHHGPPVQSPWDSVLISSKSARKISQENEEAVVSSGGKADLHYCAVCHDYASGYHYGVWSCEGCKAFFKRSIQGHNDYICPATNQCTIDKNRRKSCQACRLRKCYEVGMTKCGIRKERGSYRNTVVKRVTRLSSQGRVGRPKVLTGPAESPVTEPLPPALTPEQLIERIMEAEPPVIYLMKDMKRPLTEADVMMSLTNLADKELVHMISWAKKIPGFVDLCLLDQVHLLECCWLEVLMIGLMWRSVDHPGKLIFSPDLSLSREEGSCVQGFAEIFDMLIAATSRVRELKLKREEYVCLKAMILLNSNMCLSSSEGSDELQSRSKLLRLLDSVTDALVWAIAKSGLTFRQQYTRLAHLLMLLSHIRHVSNKGMDHLHCMKMKNMVPLYDLLLEMLDAHIVHSSRLPRRPSQQEPSDQSASSHSPASGPSNTWTPSSAGDYW
- the esr2a gene encoding estrogen receptor 2a isoform X1, with product MAAVNSPEKHQPLLQLQEVDSSRVGSRILSPVLSSSPGATHESSQPICIPSPYTDLGHDFTPIPFYSPSIFSYAGPSISERPSVHQSLSASLFWPSHGHVGTSLPLHRSQTRTHHGPPVQSPWDSVLISSKSARKISQENEEAVVSSGGKADLHYCAVCHDYASGYHYGVWSCEGCKAFFKRSIQGHNDYICPATNQCTIDKNRRKSCQACRLRKCYEVGMTKCGIRKERGSYRNTVVKRVTRLSSQGRVGRPKVLTGPAESPVTEPLPPALTPEQLIERIMEAEPPVIYLMKDMKRPLTEADVMMSLTNLADKELVHMISWAKKIPGFVDLCLLDQVHLLECCWLEVLMIGLMWRSVDHPGKLIFSPDLSLSREEGSCVQGFAEIFDMLIAATSRVRELKLKREEYVCLKAMILLNSNMCLSSSEGSDELQSRSKLLRLLDSVTDALVWAIAKSGLTFRQQYTRLAHLLMLLSHIRHVSNKGMDHLHCMKMKNMVPLYDLLLEMLDAHIVHSSRLPRRPSQQEPSDQSASSHSPASGPSNTWTPSSAGGEAQYSD